From a region of the Sulfuriferula plumbiphila genome:
- a CDS encoding tyrosine-type recombinase/integrase: MGVYPDVTLSVARNKRYEARKLLSNDVDPAMLKQVTKRASRVSAENSFEAIAREWYAKFSGEWVPSHGEKIIRRLERDLFPWIGKRPIAEITAPELLAVLRRIENRGALDTAHRAHQNCGQVFRYAIATGRAERDPSPDLRGALPPAGYSGSS; the protein is encoded by the coding sequence CTGGGCGTCTATCCTGACGTGACGCTATCTGTTGCGAGAAACAAGCGATATGAGGCACGCAAGCTGCTTTCCAATGATGTAGACCCGGCTATGCTCAAACAGGTGACTAAGCGCGCATCGCGCGTGTCTGCTGAAAACAGTTTTGAAGCAATAGCGAGAGAATGGTATGCAAAATTCTCGGGCGAATGGGTGCCTAGCCATGGCGAAAAAATCATCCGCAGATTAGAACGCGACCTGTTTCCCTGGATCGGTAAACGCCCTATTGCCGAGATCACCGCACCTGAACTGTTAGCCGTCTTACGCCGCATTGAAAACCGAGGCGCGCTAGATACGGCGCACCGTGCGCATCAAAACTGCGGGCAAGTGTTCCGCTATGCAATCGCCACTGGGCGCGCTGAACGCGATCCTAGCCCCGACTTGCGCGGCGCATTGCCGCCAGCTGGGTATTCTGGATCATCGTGA